Proteins from a single region of Fusobacterium russii ATCC 25533:
- a CDS encoding ABC transporter ATP-binding protein: MKILKFKNKSLNIFLEYSYRYKWYMIAVIVLSTIASAMSALPAWLSKYLIDDVLVKRRKHEFYLILIAVFVSTVIKVVASYYSNIASNYVTETIKREIKIDIFSHLQKLPIEYFRKNKLGDIMSKLTNDTSNLGRMGFIIFEMFKEFLTVLALTIRLFQVDYILALISLVLMPFILKIVKKYTKKIRKSGRERQDTAGRVTAFTQEALSGIFVIKAFNKIDFVTKKYEDFSEEEFRNSYKTTKIKAKVSPINEIITTFMVLLVVLYGGYKILYEKSISSGDLISFVTALGLMHQPLKRLISKNNDLQDALPSADRVVEIFDEKIEKEYYGEKVEFKENIKTIDFKNIFYRYRDSDGYVLKNINLEVKAGEIVAFVGKSGSGKTTLVNLLARFFNADEGVLSVNGVDIKNIPLSLYREKFAVVPQETFLFSGTIKENIRFGREVSDEEIISALKMANAYDFIMEFPDKLDTQVGERGALLSGGQKQRIAIARALIKNPEIMILDEATSALDSESEMLVQEALDELMKNRTTFVIAHRLSTIIRADKIVVMENGEIKEIGKHSELLELNGIYKNLYDIQYNESLVAK, encoded by the coding sequence ATGAAAATTTTAAAATTTAAAAATAAATCATTAAATATTTTTTTAGAATACAGTTATAGATATAAATGGTATATGATAGCTGTAATTGTTCTATCTACTATTGCCTCAGCTATGAGTGCATTGCCGGCTTGGCTTAGTAAATATTTAATAGATGATGTACTAGTAAAACGAAGAAAACATGAATTTTATTTAATACTTATAGCAGTTTTTGTATCAACTGTAATAAAGGTTGTAGCCTCGTATTACTCTAATATAGCTTCCAACTATGTGACAGAAACTATAAAGAGAGAAATCAAAATAGATATTTTCTCACACTTGCAAAAGCTACCAATAGAGTATTTTAGGAAAAATAAACTTGGAGATATTATGTCTAAGCTCACAAATGATACCTCTAATTTAGGGCGTATGGGCTTCATAATTTTTGAGATGTTTAAGGAATTTTTGACAGTTTTAGCTTTAACAATAAGACTATTTCAGGTAGATTATATCCTTGCCTTAATTTCTTTGGTATTAATGCCATTTATTTTAAAAATTGTTAAAAAATATACAAAAAAAATTAGAAAATCTGGTAGAGAAAGACAGGACACAGCTGGAAGAGTTACAGCCTTTACACAAGAGGCTCTATCTGGTATTTTTGTTATAAAAGCCTTTAATAAAATAGATTTTGTTACAAAAAAATATGAGGATTTCAGTGAAGAAGAATTTAGAAATTCCTATAAAACAACAAAGATAAAAGCAAAAGTATCTCCTATTAATGAAATTATTACAACATTTATGGTACTTTTAGTTGTTCTTTATGGAGGTTATAAAATTTTATATGAAAAATCAATAAGTTCTGGGGATTTAATATCCTTTGTAACAGCATTAGGGCTTATGCATCAGCCATTGAAAAGGCTAATTAGTAAAAACAATGACCTTCAAGATGCACTACCTTCAGCAGACAGAGTAGTTGAAATTTTTGACGAGAAAATTGAAAAAGAATACTATGGAGAGAAAGTAGAATTCAAAGAAAATATAAAAACAATAGATTTTAAAAATATATTTTATAGGTATAGAGATTCTGATGGCTATGTTTTAAAAAATATTAATTTAGAAGTAAAAGCCGGAGAAATAGTTGCTTTTGTAGGAAAAAGTGGAAGTGGAAAAACAACTTTAGTAAATTTATTAGCCAGATTTTTTAATGCAGATGAGGGAGTATTAAGTGTGAATGGTGTTGATATAAAAAATATTCCTCTATCTTTATATAGAGAGAAATTCGCAGTAGTTCCTCAAGAAACTTTTCTATTCAGTGGAACAATAAAAGAAAATATAAGATTTGGTAGAGAGGTTTCTGATGAAGAAATTATAAGTGCTTTAAAAATGGCAAATGCTTATGATTTTATAATGGAATTTCCAGATAAATTAGATACTCAAGTTGGAGAAAGAGGAGCTTTGCTTTCAGGTGGACAGAAGCAGAGAATAGCGATAGCAAGGGCACTTATAAAAAATCCGGAGATTATGATATTGGATGAGGCTACATCAGCCCTTGATAGTGAATCAGAAATGCTGGTACAGGAAGCTTTAGACGAACTTATGAAAAATAGAACTACTTTTGTTATTGCTCATAGACTATCTACAATAATAAGAGCAGATAAAATTGTTGTTATGGAAAATGGAGAAATAAAGGAAATTGGGAAGCATTCAGAACTTTTAGAGCTAAATGGAATTTATAAAAATCTTTACGACATTCAATATAACGAAAGTTTAGTTGCAAAATAA
- a CDS encoding ADP-ribosylglycohydrolase family protein: MIGAIIGDIIGSAYEWKIKKAEDKNFELFTQYSICTDDTIMTLAVGQALVNSYDKTNPESIGKELIKQMQAFGKIYPYSRYGKRFSKWLRLENPEPYNSYGNGSAMRVSSVAWLYNDIETVNKYAEITAAVSHNHEEGIKGARAIASAIFLAREKKSKKEISEYIEKNFGYILEPINEIIEKEKNTDNSCQVTVPIAIQVFLESQDFEDTMRTALFVGGDSDTIACMAGSIAEAYYDIPDEMINFAFLRMDKTLKKTLKNILIEIKDKANLNKNFQKTLERLEKEI; encoded by the coding sequence ATGATAGGAGCAATAATCGGTGATATAATTGGAAGTGCTTATGAGTGGAAAATAAAAAAAGCTGAAGACAAAAATTTTGAACTGTTTACTCAATATAGTATATGTACTGATGACACAATAATGACTTTGGCAGTTGGTCAAGCACTTGTCAATAGTTATGATAAAACTAATCCTGAATCTATAGGAAAGGAATTAATAAAACAAATGCAAGCATTTGGTAAGATTTATCCCTATTCAAGGTATGGGAAAAGATTTTCTAAATGGTTGAGGTTAGAGAATCCGGAACCATATAATAGTTATGGAAATGGTTCTGCTATGAGAGTATCCTCAGTGGCTTGGTTATATAATGACATTGAAACTGTAAATAAATATGCCGAAATTACTGCAGCTGTTTCTCATAATCACGAAGAGGGAATAAAAGGTGCTCGTGCAATAGCTTCAGCTATATTCTTAGCTAGAGAGAAGAAATCTAAAAAAGAAATTTCAGAATATATAGAAAAAAATTTTGGATATATATTAGAGCCCATAAATGAAATAATTGAAAAAGAAAAAAATACTGATAATAGTTGCCAAGTTACAGTTCCAATAGCAATACAAGTATTCCTTGAAAGTCAGGATTTTGAGGATACAATGAGAACAGCACTTTTTGTTGGTGGAGATAGTGACACTATAGCATGTATGGCGGGTAGTATAGCAGAGGCGTATTACGATATACCTGATGAAATGATAAATTTTGCTTTTTTGAGAATGGATAAGACTTTAAAAAAGACTTTAAAAAATATTTTAATTGAAATAAAAGATAAAGCTAACCTAAATAAAAATTTTCAGAAAACTTTAGAAAGATTAGAAAAAGAGATATAA
- a CDS encoding rhodanese-like domain-containing protein, with the protein MKKLFMFAIIVFLTGTFFIKKGFSLIAMNENSYRQISQEEAMQIMKEKTGYIIIDVRTKAEYDDGHIKGAISLPNENITKADINELPDKEQLILVYCRSGNRSRQAAKKLVNKGYTNVHEFGGIGTWKGEIVK; encoded by the coding sequence ATGAAAAAATTATTTATGTTTGCAATAATAGTTTTTTTGACAGGAACTTTTTTTATAAAAAAAGGATTTAGTTTAATAGCTATGAATGAAAATTCATATAGACAAATAAGTCAAGAAGAAGCTATGCAAATAATGAAAGAAAAAACCGGTTATATCATCATTGATGTGAGAACAAAAGCTGAATATGACGATGGTCATATTAAAGGAGCTATTTCTCTTCCAAATGAGAATATTACAAAAGCTGATATTAATGAACTACCTGATAAAGAACAGTTAATTTTAGTTTACTGTCGAAGTGGAAATCGTAGTAGGCAGGCAGCAAAAAAATTAGTCAACAAAGGTTACACTAATGTTCATGAGTTTGGTGGAATAGGAACTTGGAAAGGCGAAATAGTGAAATAG